From one Callithrix jacchus isolate 240 chromosome 2, calJac240_pri, whole genome shotgun sequence genomic stretch:
- the LOC144581396 gene encoding uncharacterized protein LOC144581396 yields the protein MGPQGGAREAAAKGLRLPRPAQAATSGPALQAGRRCILRPSPGTRAALVQATTAFIFLNYISRKAKAKTSGRRDRGRARRVRAGSQRRGRRARVCAWPVRWQWGWSRARRVPASEPATHTCLGGTLARAGQARCKWKGAPRRVG from the coding sequence ATGGGTCCACAAGGAGGAGCCCGCGAGGCGGCCGCGAAGGGGTTGCGCTTACCTCGCCCGGCGCAGGCCGCGACCTCGGGGCCCGCGCTCCAGGCCGGCCGCCGCTGCATTCTGCGTCCCTCGCCGGGAACCCGAGCTGCGCTAGTCCAGGCCACGACCGCTTTCATTTTCCTCAACTACATCAGCAGGAAAGCGAAAGCGAAAACCTCCGGGAGGCGGGACCGGGGACGAGCGCGGCGGGTGCGGGCAGGCAGCCAGAGGCGGGGTCGGCGGGCTCGGGTCTGCGCGTGGCCTGTCCGGTGGCAGTGGGGCTGGAGCCGGGCCCGCCGAGTGCCCGCGAGCGAGCCCGCCACTCACACCTGCCTCGGCGGGACCTTGGCCCGGGCTGGGCAGGCCCGCTGCAAGTGGAAAGGCGCCCCGCGCCGCGTCGGCTGA